A section of the Ruania halotolerans genome encodes:
- a CDS encoding response regulator translates to MIRVLIADDHALARAGLTALLESEPEIEVVATATDGIEAVEQARALRPDVVCLDVRMPGRDGISAARELCGAGVAAPVPVLVLTTFDLDDYVFGALEAGVSGFLLKDSEPETIVRAVRQVAAGLGTIDQTLTRRVLHEFAQRRSLQPVTAQRGAELLTSRERDILLLLAEGMSNEEIARSLVVEVTTVKSHLARMLPKIGVRSRLQAVVWAYQNHIVTVPPTGED, encoded by the coding sequence ATGATCCGCGTGCTGATCGCCGATGATCATGCCCTGGCCCGAGCCGGGCTCACAGCGCTGCTGGAGTCCGAGCCGGAGATTGAGGTTGTGGCCACCGCCACCGACGGCATCGAGGCGGTCGAGCAGGCGAGGGCACTGCGCCCCGACGTGGTCTGCCTGGACGTGCGGATGCCCGGCCGAGACGGCATCAGTGCCGCGCGCGAACTGTGCGGGGCCGGCGTCGCCGCTCCGGTACCGGTGCTCGTTCTGACCACCTTCGACCTGGATGACTACGTGTTCGGGGCGCTGGAGGCGGGAGTTTCCGGTTTCCTGCTCAAGGACTCCGAACCGGAGACCATCGTGCGAGCGGTGCGCCAGGTGGCTGCGGGCTTGGGCACCATCGATCAGACGCTCACCCGCCGAGTGCTGCATGAGTTCGCCCAGCGCCGCTCCCTCCAGCCGGTCACTGCCCAGCGCGGCGCCGAACTGCTCACCAGCCGCGAACGCGACATCCTGCTGCTCCTTGCTGAGGGCATGTCGAACGAGGAGATCGCCCGCTCGCTGGTGGTCGAGGTGACAACGGTGAAGTCGCACCTGGCTCGGATGCTGCCCAAGATCGGCGTGCGCTCGCGCCTGCAGGCCGTGGTGTGGGCCTATCAGAACCACATCGTCACGGTGCCGCCCACCGGTGAGGACTGA